In Humulus lupulus chromosome 6, drHumLupu1.1, whole genome shotgun sequence, a single genomic region encodes these proteins:
- the LOC133781683 gene encoding BURP domain-containing protein 6-like, with translation MFLRMGWSSWCLFLVLLYLSWSWSSECQETNNIRLPSSKEDHHHGHIHVDDHHHGPSSPHAHPDHSIPTIFININDLKVGLTKPIYFPKNKKPSPPFLQRQLGPPNSDPLSIENLPNLLRLFSVPQGSPQAKTMESTLLMCVPSPIEDEIRLCVTSFDSMAEFVRGVFGLAGLGHGFTFLTTLFDNGSNTRYQNYTILEDLREIPIPKMVACHLMEFPYAVYGCHIMAKDRKLYKMSLSGQNGDRVETIVVCHLDTSEWEPEHPSFKVLGFGPGMGPVCHFFSEHDFVWIPSSISV, from the exons ATGTTCTTAAGGATGGGGTGGTCTTCTTGGTGTTTGTTTCTTGTCCTCCTG TACCTTTCTTGGAGTTGGAGTAGTGAATGTCAAGAGACTAACAATATAAGACTTCCTAGTAGCAAAGAAGATCATCATCATGGCCATATTCATGTTGATGATCATCATCATGGTCCATCATCACCACACGCTCATCCTGACCATTCAATACCAACGATTTTTATCAACATTAATGACCTAAAAGTGGGTTTAACAAAGCCCATCTATTTTCCAAAGAACAAGAAGCCTTCTCCTCCTTTTCTGCAAAGACAATTAGGACCTCCTAACTCGGATCCACTCTCCATAGAAAACCTTCCCAACCTTCTTAGGCTATTCTCAGTTCCTCAAGGCTCACCACAAGCCAAAACCATGGAGTCAACTCTCTTGATGTGTGTGCCTAGCCCCATAGAAGATGAGATAAGGCTGTGTGTTACTTCCTTTGACTCAATGGCTGAATTCGTACGTGGCGTCTTCGGATTGGCCGGATTAGGCCACGGCTTCACATTTCTTACAACATTGTTCGACAATGGTTCCAATACCAGGTACCAAAACTACACCATTTTGGAAGATCTGAGAGAGATTCCAATCCCCAAGATGGTGGCATGCCATCTTATGGAGTTCCCTTATGCTGTGTATGGATGCCATATCATGGCCAAGGACAGGAAACTCTACAAGATGTCGTTGAGTGGCCAAAACGGAGATAGAGTTGAAACCATTGTCGTTTGTCACCTGGACACCTCTGAGTGGGAACCAGAACATCCTTCGTTCAAGGTGCTAGGGTTTGGGCCAGGGATGGGACCTGTCTGTCATTTCTTCAGTGAACATGATTTTGTATGGATTCCTTCCTCTATTTCAGTCTAA